One genomic region from Salvelinus fontinalis isolate EN_2023a chromosome 18, ASM2944872v1, whole genome shotgun sequence encodes:
- the LOC129814837 gene encoding DNA damage-inducible transcript 3 protein-like — translation MTTEWLHLPPPYPPGVGPLCGAELEAWYEDLQDILGSDTGGAKLTRAPPCSEKETEFLDVLESCSLTWLTDGVGVGVGGQAWGGGEGVQRVTIPEEPPTHPPHSSTALCLNPAVERTERPGDREGGRDGEGGSGGGDLLPPEFFELLSEGGLGMVDGSYHHHHSNNVQQPASQPASPSTSEEDEHPCVPDSPSCSSSAASPSPSLNCSPPSSPVSSLTSNAFSLSRLGKRKRGNSLSFPSASSRSSSSSSSAKKSRREREQENERKVQELTDQNERLKAEIDRLGEEVQRTRRALIERLVNTKK, via the exons ATGACTACCGAGTGGCTTCACCTGCCCCCTCCGTACCCCCCTGGTGTGGGGCCGCTGTGTGGTGCAGAGTTGGAGGCGTGGTATGAGGACCTGCAGGATATACTGGGATCAGACACGGGTGGGGCAAAGCTGACTCGCGCCCCTCCCTGCTCAGAG AAAGAGACAGAGTTCCTGGATGTCCTGGAGAGCTGTTCCCTGACATGGCTGACGgacggggtgggggtgggggttggagggcaGGCGTGGGGCGGAGGAGAGGGTGTCCAGAGGGTCACAATTCCGGAGGAGCCTCCTACCCATCcgccccactcctccaccgcctTGTGTCTGAATCCAGCTGTGGAGAGGACGGAGAGGcctggggacagagagggagggagagatggagagggaggttCGGGAGGAGGGGACCTGTTACCCCCAGAGTTCTTTGAGCTGCTGAGTGAGGGAGGGTTGGGCATGGTGGACGGTagctaccatcatcatcactccaACAACGTCCAACAGCCTGCGTCTCAGCCTGCGTCTCCCTCCACTAGCGAGGAGGATGAACACCCATGTGTCCCCGACtcaccctcctgctcctcctccgccgcctctccttccccctctctcaactgctctcctccttcctctcctgtctcctctcttacTAGCAACGCTTTCTCATTGTCTCGGCTGGGCAAACGCAAGAGAGGCAACTCTCTGTCCTTCCCTTCCGCCAGTTCGcgctcatcctcctcttcctcttctgcgaagaagagcaggagagagagggagcaggagaacGAGAGGAAGGTCCAGGAGCTGACGGATCAGAACGAGAGGTTAAAAGCGGAGATAGACAGACTGGGAGAGGAGGTACAGAGGACACGCAGAGCCCTGATAGAGAGACTAGTTAACACCAAAAAGTGA